The following are encoded together in the Labeo rohita strain BAU-BD-2019 chromosome 17, IGBB_LRoh.1.0, whole genome shotgun sequence genome:
- the cfl2 gene encoding cofilin-2: MASGVTVSDEVIKVFNDMKVRKSSTSDEVKKRKKAVLFCLSDDKKKIVVEEGNQILVGDIGDTVDDPYACFVKLLPLNDCRYGLYDATYETKESKKEDLVFIFWAPEGAPLKSKMIYASSKDAIKKKFTGIKHEWQVNGLDDIQDRSTLAEKLGGSVVVSLEGRPL, from the exons ATG GCCTCTGGTGTCACAGTCAGTGATGAAGTCATCAAAGTCTTCAATGACATGAAAGTGCGGAAGTCCTCGACCTCAGACGAGGTGAAAAAGCGCAAAAAGGCAGTACTGTTCTGCCTCAGCGACGACAAGAAGAAGATCGTTGTAGAGGAGGGCAATCAGATCTTAGTTGGAGACATTGGAGACACTGTTGATGACCCCTACGCCTGCTTCGTCAAGCTCTTACCACTCAACGACTGCAGATACGGCTTATATGATGCCACTTATGAAACTAAAGAATCCAAGAAAGAAGACTTGGTATTTATATTTTG GGCCCCTGAAGGTGCGCCATTAAAAAGCAAGATGATTTATGCTAGCTCAAAAGATGCCATTAAGAAGAAGTTTACAG GTATTAAACACGAATGGCAGGTTAATGGTTTAGACGACATTCAGGACCGCTCAACCCTGGCAGAGAAGTTGGGAGGAAGCGTGGTCGTATCGCTGGAGGGGAGACCATTGTAA